One window of Labilithrix sp. genomic DNA carries:
- a CDS encoding MAPEG family protein, with the protein MTTDLICLVLNALWGAVLVQVEATGKTRAAGVAWNVGNRDVDPKFPDWVGRAGRALANHKEVFPLFLTAVLVVHVTGRADRVSALAAIVYVVARAAHGLVYVAGITRVRSLAYLVATVACLAILSRLVA; encoded by the coding sequence ATGACGACCGACCTGATCTGTCTCGTGCTGAATGCGCTCTGGGGCGCCGTCCTGGTGCAGGTCGAAGCGACCGGCAAGACGCGCGCGGCGGGCGTCGCGTGGAACGTCGGCAACCGCGACGTCGATCCGAAGTTCCCGGACTGGGTCGGCCGCGCCGGCCGCGCGCTCGCGAACCACAAGGAGGTCTTCCCGCTCTTCCTCACCGCCGTCCTCGTCGTGCACGTGACCGGGCGCGCGGATCGCGTCAGCGCGCTCGCCGCGATCGTCTACGTCGTCGCCCGCGCCGCGCACGGGCTCGTGTACGTCGCCGGCATCACGCGCGTGCGGAGCCTCGCCTATCTCGTCGCCACGGTCGCGTGCCTCGCGATCCTGAGTCGGCTCGTCGCATGA
- a CDS encoding ferritin-like domain-containing protein — translation MRPQTLSRILLGAIAASLASCGKVDAPRDVTSADGGSPGTDFDCSDEKSAYEALRVATGADYLELRESVEEGASTTTAQAGTVCASATDAAACEAALQKARATTGDLIACSGGCMRRITRTLVYTKGDAAGVLARPADVLAFVGAVDAPAKAWFVAETQSGTSDVSCRAGAIRESAAGYTVDATGDCGAEEVVLDVARAGAVTEVSRAKKQPSTCGCACVGRRPAGLVARRPRAAPSPLAAHFVEMSELEAASVDAFTNLRRELTAHGAPLALRRAATRSARDEVKHARMTARLARRFGGSPRRPEVRALPVRSLFEIALENSVEGCVRETYGALEATWQARAAEDPHVRAAMAVIARDETRHGALAWRVARWIEPLLSAEERRLVADARRAEVTALARRAAATEVDPDLVRRAGLPDLERAKAFAASLEATLWSAA, via the coding sequence ATGCGGCCGCAGACGCTCTCACGCATCCTCCTCGGCGCCATCGCTGCTTCCCTCGCGTCGTGCGGGAAGGTCGACGCTCCGCGCGACGTCACGTCCGCCGACGGCGGCTCACCGGGGACCGACTTCGACTGCTCCGACGAGAAGAGCGCCTACGAGGCGCTGCGCGTCGCGACGGGCGCGGACTACCTCGAGCTCCGCGAGTCGGTGGAGGAAGGGGCCTCGACGACGACGGCGCAAGCCGGGACGGTGTGCGCGAGCGCGACCGACGCCGCCGCGTGCGAGGCGGCGCTCCAGAAGGCGAGGGCGACGACGGGCGACCTGATCGCGTGCAGCGGCGGCTGCATGCGCCGGATCACGAGGACCCTCGTGTATACGAAGGGCGACGCCGCCGGCGTCCTCGCGCGCCCCGCGGACGTCCTCGCGTTCGTCGGCGCCGTCGACGCGCCGGCGAAGGCCTGGTTCGTGGCGGAGACGCAGTCGGGGACGTCGGACGTGAGCTGCCGCGCGGGCGCGATCCGCGAGAGCGCGGCGGGCTACACCGTCGACGCGACCGGTGACTGCGGCGCGGAGGAGGTCGTCCTCGACGTCGCTCGCGCCGGCGCCGTGACCGAGGTCTCGCGCGCGAAGAAGCAGCCGTCGACGTGCGGGTGCGCGTGCGTCGGACGACGCCCGGCCGGCCTCGTCGCGCGCCGTCCTCGCGCGGCGCCGTCTCCGCTCGCCGCGCACTTCGTCGAGATGAGCGAGCTCGAGGCGGCGTCGGTCGACGCGTTCACGAACCTGCGCCGCGAGCTCACCGCGCACGGCGCGCCGCTCGCGCTCCGCCGCGCCGCGACACGCTCCGCGCGCGACGAGGTGAAGCACGCGCGCATGACCGCGCGCCTCGCGCGTCGCTTCGGCGGCTCGCCGCGACGCCCCGAGGTCCGCGCGCTGCCGGTGCGGAGCCTCTTCGAGATCGCGCTCGAGAATTCGGTCGAAGGTTGCGTGCGCGAGACCTACGGCGCACTCGAGGCCACTTGGCAAGCGCGCGCGGCGGAGGACCCGCATGTCCGCGCCGCGATGGCCGTCATCGCGCGCGACGAGACGCGTCACGGCGCGCTCGCGTGGCGCGTCGCGCGCTGGATCGAGCCGCTCCTCTCGGCGGAGGAGCGCCGCCTCGTCGCGGACGCGCGCCGAGCGGAGGTGACGGCGCTCGCCCGTCGCGCCGCCGCGACGGAGGTCGATCCCGATCTCGTCCGTCGCGCGGGCTTGCCGGACCTCGAGCGGGCGAAGGCGTTCGCGGCGTCGCTCGAAGCGACGCTCTGGAGCGCGGCCTGA
- a CDS encoding PQQ-dependent sugar dehydrogenase, with translation MSLRSRLVATLLLFFFAAIVACGDGDGDGDSGARASGPDGDPARADGGDDVAPAPVVKRDFPLETPELGGYALVEAFPPTMKMMIPAAIVWTAPPERRAFILERGGNVIVMENGARRNVLDISGEVALESEGGALGFALHPAFGAGKPFAYVWYNAKGEPKNKQRLVRYTWSAGAERFESPLVMIEQEEERPEHNAGRLAFGPDGFLYFGNGDDINSVNHQTIARALFEGIFRIDVDSDPAKSHPIPKQPEGGSTTGYMIPNDNPFVGTPGALEEFWALGLRNPFMFSFDRATGRMWAGDVGDSFREEVNEIVEGGNYQWPFREGELTRNAGSVTIGVSKDPVFAYSHAEMGDLAAIFGGFVYRGAALPELTGQYVFSDWPSGRVWALDVEATPRARRTIVASEWRRTPMAIAEDPDGELYVLHFDGIAKLVKDLSPRDVPRRLVETTLFKDLATLEPEDGVVPYDINAPLWSDGAAKRRFVSVPPGQRIDVGANGELRFPVGTRFVKHFELPAGRRLETRVLVVGDETTYGLSYRWNADGTDAVLAPEGFDERFVDAATGPERVWHTPSWGECWSCHRAENRILGFTARQLHVVADGKPQQQTLAERGVLDPAAIATWPAALARPSDPGASLEDRALAYLAANCSGCHHEGASYTGGGPTWRAEPGVPLSERGLLGAPNHNIPVARGLGLDPFQTPIVAPGEPSRSLLVHRLRSTNHDLMMPPLGRSLVDPDGVKVVEDWIASLPRAK, from the coding sequence TTGTCTCTTCGCTCACGTCTCGTCGCTACGCTTCTCCTCTTCTTCTTCGCTGCGATCGTCGCGTGCGGCGACGGTGACGGTGACGGCGACAGCGGCGCTCGCGCGTCCGGGCCGGACGGGGATCCCGCCCGCGCCGACGGCGGTGACGACGTCGCGCCGGCGCCGGTCGTGAAGCGCGACTTCCCGCTCGAGACGCCGGAGCTCGGCGGCTACGCGCTCGTCGAGGCGTTCCCTCCGACGATGAAGATGATGATCCCCGCCGCGATCGTGTGGACCGCGCCGCCCGAGCGCCGCGCGTTCATCCTCGAGCGCGGCGGCAACGTGATCGTGATGGAGAACGGCGCGCGGCGGAACGTGCTCGACATCAGCGGCGAGGTCGCGCTCGAGAGCGAGGGCGGCGCGCTCGGCTTCGCGCTCCACCCCGCGTTCGGCGCCGGCAAGCCGTTCGCGTACGTCTGGTACAACGCGAAGGGCGAGCCGAAGAACAAGCAGCGGCTCGTCCGCTACACGTGGAGCGCCGGCGCAGAGCGGTTCGAGTCGCCGCTCGTGATGATCGAACAAGAAGAGGAGCGGCCCGAGCACAACGCCGGGCGCCTCGCGTTCGGCCCGGACGGCTTCCTCTATTTCGGCAACGGCGACGACATCAATTCGGTCAATCATCAGACGATCGCGCGCGCGTTGTTCGAGGGGATCTTCCGCATCGACGTCGACTCGGATCCGGCGAAGAGCCACCCGATCCCGAAGCAGCCGGAGGGAGGATCCACGACCGGGTACATGATCCCGAACGACAACCCGTTCGTCGGGACGCCCGGCGCGCTCGAGGAGTTCTGGGCGCTCGGGTTGCGGAACCCGTTCATGTTCTCGTTCGATCGCGCGACGGGCCGGATGTGGGCCGGCGACGTCGGCGACTCCTTCCGCGAGGAGGTGAACGAGATCGTCGAGGGCGGCAACTACCAGTGGCCCTTCCGCGAAGGCGAGCTCACCCGCAACGCGGGCAGCGTCACGATCGGCGTCTCGAAGGATCCGGTCTTCGCGTACTCGCACGCGGAGATGGGCGACCTCGCCGCGATCTTCGGCGGCTTCGTCTACCGCGGGGCGGCGCTGCCCGAGCTCACCGGCCAATACGTCTTCTCCGACTGGCCGTCGGGCCGCGTCTGGGCGCTCGACGTCGAGGCCACGCCTCGGGCGCGCCGCACGATCGTCGCGAGCGAGTGGCGCCGCACCCCGATGGCGATCGCGGAGGATCCCGACGGCGAGCTCTACGTCCTCCACTTCGACGGCATCGCGAAGCTGGTGAAAGACCTGAGCCCGCGCGACGTCCCGCGGCGGCTCGTCGAGACGACGCTCTTCAAGGACCTCGCGACGCTCGAGCCCGAGGACGGCGTCGTGCCGTACGACATCAACGCGCCGCTCTGGTCCGACGGCGCGGCGAAGCGGCGCTTCGTCAGCGTGCCGCCGGGGCAGAGGATCGACGTCGGCGCGAACGGCGAGCTGCGGTTCCCGGTCGGGACGCGCTTCGTGAAGCACTTCGAGCTCCCCGCTGGACGGCGCCTCGAGACGCGCGTCCTCGTCGTCGGCGACGAGACGACCTACGGCCTCTCGTACCGCTGGAACGCCGACGGCACCGACGCGGTGCTCGCGCCGGAGGGCTTCGACGAGCGCTTCGTCGACGCCGCGACGGGCCCGGAGCGCGTCTGGCACACGCCGAGCTGGGGCGAGTGCTGGAGCTGCCACCGCGCGGAGAACCGGATCCTCGGGTTCACCGCGAGGCAGCTCCACGTCGTCGCGGACGGCAAGCCGCAGCAGCAGACGCTCGCGGAGCGAGGCGTGCTCGATCCCGCCGCGATCGCGACGTGGCCCGCCGCGCTCGCGCGTCCGTCCGATCCCGGCGCGTCGCTCGAGGACCGCGCGCTCGCGTACCTCGCCGCGAACTGCTCCGGCTGCCACCACGAGGGCGCGAGCTACACCGGCGGCGGACCGACGTGGCGCGCGGAGCCGGGGGTCCCGCTGAGCGAGCGCGGCCTCCTCGGCGCGCCGAACCACAACATCCCGGTCGCGAGGGGGCTCGGGCTCGACCCGTTCCAGACGCCGATCGTCGCGCCGGGGGAGCCGAGCCGCTCGCTCCTCGTTCACCGTCTCCGCAGCACGAACCACGACCTCATGATGCCGCCGCTCGGCCGGAGCCTCGTCGATCCCGACGGCGTGAAGGTCGTCGAAGACTGGATCGCGTCGCTCCCGCGCGCGAAGTGA
- a CDS encoding sigma-54-dependent Fis family transcriptional regulator, producing the protein MGDAVAHTLRRTSRGDIISVDARLVEVLETIDRVARSSVTVLVTGESGTGKELIVAALHDASTRHSAPLITINCGAIPNDLVESELFGHAKGAFTGAQSTRRGLVAAAEGGTLFLDEVGELPLLVQVKLLRLLQQREYTPLGETRAVKCDVRIAAATNRDLEAEVKAGRFREDLFYRLNVIHLELPPLRERRNDLELLAKHFCRVLAERSGRDDLKGLSPAAVASIVAFPWPGNVRALENALERGVLLAKGPFVEPHDVFGRMKGGKASGPVPASEPAPTPEPPKAAVEAELRAMLPNVEAPVSTPSVASVPEPVSITEAAAAADEPPSEAARESIKRASNPMFPRQLPDVGLELFTAVDAYQNDLIRQALARTAGNRNRAAQLLGLNRTTLVEMIRRRKL; encoded by the coding sequence ATGGGCGACGCCGTCGCACACACCCTGAGGCGGACGAGCCGCGGTGACATCATCAGCGTCGACGCACGCCTCGTCGAAGTGCTCGAGACGATCGATCGCGTCGCGCGCTCGAGCGTGACCGTCCTCGTCACCGGCGAGAGCGGCACCGGCAAGGAGCTCATCGTGGCCGCGCTCCACGACGCGAGCACACGCCACAGCGCGCCGCTCATCACCATCAACTGCGGCGCGATCCCGAACGACCTCGTCGAGAGCGAGCTCTTCGGTCACGCGAAGGGCGCGTTCACCGGCGCGCAGTCGACGCGGCGCGGCCTCGTCGCCGCGGCCGAGGGCGGCACGTTGTTCCTCGACGAGGTCGGCGAGCTGCCGCTCCTCGTCCAGGTGAAGCTCCTCCGCCTCCTCCAGCAGCGCGAGTACACGCCGCTCGGCGAGACGCGCGCGGTGAAGTGCGACGTGCGCATCGCGGCCGCGACGAACCGCGACCTCGAGGCCGAGGTGAAGGCGGGCCGCTTCCGCGAGGACCTCTTCTATCGGCTCAACGTCATCCACCTCGAGCTGCCGCCGCTGCGCGAGCGAAGGAACGACCTCGAGCTGCTCGCGAAGCACTTCTGCCGCGTGCTCGCGGAGCGCTCCGGCCGCGACGATCTGAAGGGCCTCTCCCCCGCCGCCGTCGCCTCGATCGTCGCGTTCCCGTGGCCGGGCAACGTCCGCGCGCTCGAGAACGCGCTCGAGCGCGGCGTCCTCCTCGCGAAGGGTCCCTTCGTCGAGCCGCATGACGTGTTCGGCCGGATGAAAGGCGGCAAGGCGTCGGGCCCGGTCCCGGCGAGCGAGCCCGCGCCCACGCCCGAGCCGCCGAAGGCCGCCGTCGAGGCCGAGCTCCGCGCGATGTTGCCGAACGTCGAGGCGCCCGTCTCGACGCCGTCGGTGGCGTCGGTGCCGGAGCCCGTCTCGATCACGGAGGCCGCGGCGGCCGCCGACGAGCCGCCGAGCGAGGCCGCGCGCGAGAGCATCAAGCGCGCGTCGAACCCGATGTTCCCGCGCCAGCTCCCCGACGTCGGGCTCGAGCTGTTCACCGCGGTCGACGCCTACCAGAACGACCTCATTCGCCAGGCGCTCGCGCGCACCGCCGGCAACCGCAACCGCGCCGCGCAGCTCCTCGGCCTCAATCGCACGACGCTCGTCGAGATGATCCGCCGCCGGAAGCTGTGA
- a CDS encoding DUF5336 domain-containing protein, with product MATLPRPVETAPVRDSGAAAVQAANASRTPSPTTFDCVKRRLPLVLLTFAVAALGFAVYLASFCVLLENECRLQHGAACVRLEQYFSAATIVAALALAAGLAAAATHVAAKRAGRRPSSRPS from the coding sequence ATGGCGACGCTCCCGCGCCCCGTCGAGACGGCGCCCGTCCGTGACTCGGGCGCAGCCGCGGTCCAGGCCGCGAACGCATCGAGGACGCCGTCACCCACCACCTTTGACTGCGTGAAGCGTCGCCTCCCGCTCGTGCTCCTGACGTTCGCCGTGGCAGCGCTCGGCTTCGCGGTCTACCTCGCGTCGTTCTGCGTCCTGCTCGAGAACGAGTGCCGTCTCCAACATGGCGCAGCGTGCGTGCGCCTCGAGCAGTATTTCTCGGCCGCGACGATCGTGGCCGCCCTCGCGCTCGCCGCCGGCCTGGCTGCCGCCGCGACTCACGTAGCGGCCAAGCGAGCGGGCCGACGACCTTCGTCACGGCCGTCATGA
- a CDS encoding peptidylglycine alpha-amidating monooxygenase — MRGWILGLVVFVSACLAVAGCALVDDGGSGDSDDAVRLGTPPGNGLPCDVEEVLQRNCGTCHGAPPIYGAPMPLVTWEQMQAPSVFNPSQKVFQAVSRRIHSTTRPMPPSGVMSAADLAIVDGWIAAGMPRNDVACVAPDAGADAGGDAGLGCTPDQTLVPPTKWTAAADVDDEYVCYGIDVPNDQKRHAIAITPIVDNPTILHHMDLFQAPESYGPEPRACSPFANGAWRMMYAWAPGGRDMVLPAAAGFPLEGTTHYVVQIHYANPSHAPDQKDGSGFGVCTTTELRANDADVMAFGSEHFTVPPRSNYALTCNSDSPSATGDIHIFGMMPHLHDYGTSMTTTLARASGEVEPLAETTHWDINNQPWFAVDATVKPGDKVRTRCTWQNDTDRPISFGDSALEEMCYAFTMYYPRVTAPGWKWSTPAETAACAGPPPPDGDGTH, encoded by the coding sequence ATGCGGGGCTGGATCCTTGGGCTCGTCGTCTTCGTCAGCGCCTGCCTCGCCGTCGCCGGCTGCGCGCTCGTGGACGACGGCGGCTCCGGCGACAGCGACGACGCGGTGAGGCTCGGGACGCCGCCCGGCAACGGCCTCCCTTGCGACGTCGAGGAGGTGCTCCAGCGCAACTGCGGGACCTGCCACGGCGCGCCTCCGATCTACGGCGCGCCGATGCCGCTCGTCACGTGGGAGCAGATGCAGGCGCCGTCGGTGTTCAACCCGAGCCAGAAGGTGTTCCAGGCGGTGAGCCGGCGCATCCACTCGACGACGCGGCCGATGCCGCCCTCCGGCGTGATGAGCGCGGCCGACCTCGCGATCGTCGACGGCTGGATCGCGGCCGGCATGCCGCGCAACGACGTCGCGTGCGTCGCTCCCGACGCGGGCGCCGACGCCGGGGGAGACGCGGGCCTCGGCTGCACGCCGGACCAGACGCTCGTGCCGCCCACGAAGTGGACCGCGGCGGCGGACGTCGACGACGAGTACGTCTGCTACGGCATCGACGTCCCCAACGACCAGAAGCGCCACGCGATCGCGATCACGCCGATCGTCGACAACCCGACGATCCTCCATCACATGGACCTGTTCCAGGCGCCGGAGTCGTACGGCCCCGAGCCGCGCGCGTGCAGCCCGTTCGCGAACGGCGCGTGGCGAATGATGTACGCGTGGGCGCCGGGCGGTCGCGACATGGTGCTGCCGGCGGCGGCCGGCTTCCCGCTCGAGGGCACCACCCACTACGTCGTGCAGATCCACTACGCGAACCCGAGCCACGCGCCGGATCAGAAGGACGGCTCCGGCTTCGGCGTCTGCACCACCACCGAGCTCCGCGCGAACGACGCGGACGTGATGGCCTTCGGCAGCGAGCACTTCACCGTGCCGCCGCGCAGCAACTACGCGCTCACGTGCAACTCCGACTCGCCGAGCGCGACGGGCGACATCCACATCTTCGGGATGATGCCGCACCTCCACGACTACGGCACCTCGATGACGACGACGCTCGCGCGCGCGTCGGGCGAGGTCGAGCCGCTCGCGGAGACCACGCACTGGGACATCAACAACCAGCCGTGGTTCGCGGTCGACGCGACGGTGAAGCCGGGCGACAAGGTCCGGACGCGCTGCACGTGGCAGAACGACACCGACCGCCCGATCTCCTTCGGCGACTCCGCGCTCGAGGAGATGTGTTACGCGTTCACGATGTATTACCCCCGCGTCACGGCGCCCGGCTGGAAATGGTCGACGCCCGCGGAGACGGCGGCCTGCGCGGGCCCGCCGCCGCCCGACGGCGACGGCACGCACTGA
- a CDS encoding methyltransferase regulatory domain-containing protein, with protein MSAGYVSDVAYVRHFIDELAPARLRLAAATGGVTPPPADDFDYCELGCAHADTLSALAAAHPRARFLGIDIGREHVASAKKLARDGALDNVGFLEQDFGALLEEDVGEFDYIAAYGVLSWISPDKRAQLRAFAQAKLKPGGLLFVTYNAMPGWAAVEPLRQLLLSPLGGKADDPTMERARRGLEFAREMANAGAEYFTMNPAARHMLDTMSKVGLPYVIHEYLHDHWAPMYFARVAWEMSESDLHFAGVLPLHLDFRDTAVPESCERAFAATDRITFESLKDFALNEFFRRDVYVKGRAPRSPSAFEDLLDATHWGTIVSALPATREIALPFRTVKLGAPIFEPLFAALAEGGATLEHLRTSRPELAGYPPDQLRAALQRLLLAELVVPLSGPTRAPAPDTEDRFVVPSPYNQMMLRRLTSEQPLVLASEVAGTGFRSSALEGLALRALTETRGPERAGWVSDFVERHELRLAIDGRLVAERPEQKQVIAKAIETLCAGRLAKLVELGITRPAP; from the coding sequence ATGAGCGCGGGGTACGTCAGCGACGTCGCGTACGTCCGCCACTTCATCGACGAGCTCGCGCCGGCGCGCCTCCGCCTCGCCGCGGCGACCGGCGGCGTGACGCCCCCGCCGGCGGACGACTTCGACTACTGCGAGCTCGGCTGCGCCCACGCCGACACCCTCTCCGCGCTCGCGGCCGCGCACCCGCGCGCGCGCTTCCTCGGGATCGACATCGGACGCGAGCACGTCGCCTCGGCGAAGAAGCTCGCGCGCGACGGCGCGCTCGACAACGTCGGGTTCCTCGAGCAGGACTTCGGCGCGCTCCTCGAGGAGGACGTCGGCGAGTTCGACTACATCGCGGCGTACGGCGTCCTCTCCTGGATCTCCCCCGACAAACGCGCCCAGCTCCGCGCCTTCGCGCAGGCGAAGCTCAAGCCGGGCGGGCTCCTCTTCGTCACCTACAACGCGATGCCGGGCTGGGCGGCGGTCGAGCCGCTGCGGCAGCTCTTGCTCTCGCCGCTCGGGGGCAAGGCCGACGATCCGACGATGGAGCGCGCGCGCCGCGGCCTCGAGTTCGCGCGAGAGATGGCGAACGCGGGCGCGGAGTACTTCACGATGAACCCCGCCGCGCGGCACATGCTCGACACGATGTCGAAGGTGGGCTTGCCGTACGTCATCCACGAGTACCTCCACGATCACTGGGCGCCGATGTACTTCGCGCGCGTCGCATGGGAGATGAGCGAGAGCGATCTCCACTTCGCCGGCGTCCTCCCGCTCCACCTCGACTTCCGCGACACCGCGGTGCCGGAGTCCTGCGAGCGCGCCTTCGCCGCGACCGATCGCATCACCTTCGAGAGCCTCAAGGACTTCGCGCTCAACGAGTTCTTCCGGCGCGACGTCTACGTGAAGGGCCGCGCGCCGCGCTCGCCGTCGGCGTTCGAGGACCTCCTCGACGCGACCCATTGGGGCACGATCGTGAGCGCGCTCCCGGCGACGCGCGAGATCGCGCTCCCGTTCCGCACCGTCAAGCTCGGCGCGCCGATCTTCGAGCCGCTCTTCGCCGCGCTCGCGGAGGGCGGCGCGACGCTCGAGCACCTGCGCACGTCGCGCCCCGAGCTCGCGGGGTACCCGCCCGACCAGCTCCGCGCCGCGCTCCAGCGCCTCCTCCTCGCCGAGCTCGTGGTGCCGCTCTCGGGGCCGACGCGCGCGCCGGCGCCGGACACGGAGGACCGCTTCGTCGTGCCCTCTCCTTACAACCAGATGATGCTGCGCCGCCTCACGAGCGAGCAGCCGCTCGTGCTCGCGTCGGAGGTGGCGGGGACGGGCTTCCGCTCCTCCGCGCTCGAGGGCCTCGCGCTCCGCGCGCTGACGGAGACGCGCGGCCCCGAGCGCGCGGGATGGGTGAGCGACTTCGTCGAGCGGCACGAGCTCCGCCTCGCGATCGACGGCCGCCTCGTCGCGGAGCGCCCGGAGCAGAAGCAGGTGATCGCGAAGGCGATCGAGACGCTCTGCGCCGGCCGCCTCGCGAAGCTCGTCGAGCTCGGGATCACCCGTCCGGCGCCGTGA
- a CDS encoding PQQ-dependent sugar dehydrogenase, with product MFRARLFIILGCVVGAWAAACSGDDPAPAASTPAGPDGASGPDGAGGPDGTGANEAGTDSPDAPPTRAEIGLDVRPANATCKAPPRPASTGSAKLERVFSSVTITRPMALVQPPGDPSRWFLAQRNGVIRSFSAANPPATPPEVVSVSALAGKAIREELEGGFLNFQFHPKFAENGRAYVSFTTDSTTPGMFRSEVGYLTSTDNGATFTSYTTVLSFDRPRLEHNGGGMAFGKDGYLYLGFGDGANDDNAQNKENLFGKIVRIDVDNTSNGEPYGIPPTNPFANGGGRPEIFAYGLRNPFRISIDRSTGELWAGDVGHARWEEINKVELGGNYGWPCREGKHDHLVANPIACPSTSGLTDPVVEHEHPTPNSRSITGGVVYRGAAIPGFQGTYVYADFIQLEAWALSFEAATGEAMTVRINELGPSAGFSTFTEDANGEIYVLALFQDSVFKLVPGETPDAGAPAAPFPELLSQTGCVDPADPKKPAAGLVPYGVNAQLWSDGAEKERFIALPDGQSITAMPDGDLDLPIGSVLVKTFRMGGKLIETRLFVHHEDGDWGGYSYEWNEAETDATLLASGKTKPLDAERSWSFPSRSDCMRCHTVGAGRTLGLELGQLDGDFVYATTGRIANQIKTLEHIGALAPTGKTIDEIIEYPDPFGAAPLEARSRAYLHANCGGCHRPQGGAARSSLDLRFSTAPADMKACGEAPLLDDLGLAGAKLVAPGSPETSVLSRRMHAVDARRMPPLARNLVDERGTTLIDDWIRAKTGCP from the coding sequence ATGTTCCGAGCTCGTCTCTTCATCATCCTCGGGTGCGTCGTGGGGGCGTGGGCCGCGGCCTGCTCCGGCGACGATCCCGCGCCGGCCGCGAGCACGCCCGCCGGGCCCGACGGCGCGAGCGGTCCGGACGGCGCGGGTGGACCCGACGGGACGGGAGCGAACGAAGCAGGCACGGACTCTCCCGACGCGCCGCCGACGCGCGCCGAGATCGGCCTCGACGTGCGCCCCGCGAACGCGACGTGCAAGGCGCCGCCGCGGCCCGCGAGCACGGGATCGGCGAAGCTCGAGCGCGTGTTCTCCAGCGTGACGATCACGCGGCCGATGGCGCTCGTGCAGCCGCCCGGCGATCCCTCGCGCTGGTTCCTCGCGCAGCGGAACGGCGTCATTCGCTCGTTCTCCGCCGCCAATCCGCCCGCGACTCCGCCCGAGGTCGTGAGCGTGAGCGCGCTGGCGGGGAAGGCGATCCGCGAGGAGCTCGAGGGCGGCTTCCTGAACTTCCAGTTCCATCCGAAGTTCGCGGAGAACGGGCGCGCCTACGTCAGCTTCACGACCGACAGCACGACGCCGGGGATGTTCCGCTCCGAGGTCGGCTACCTGACGAGCACCGACAACGGCGCGACGTTCACGTCGTACACCACGGTATTGAGCTTCGATCGCCCGCGCCTCGAGCACAACGGCGGCGGGATGGCGTTCGGCAAAGACGGATATCTCTATTTGGGATTCGGCGACGGAGCGAACGACGACAACGCACAGAACAAGGAAAACCTATTTGGCAAAATCGTCCGCATCGACGTCGACAACACGTCGAACGGAGAGCCCTATGGGATCCCGCCGACCAATCCGTTCGCGAACGGCGGCGGTCGCCCCGAGATCTTTGCCTATGGCTTGAGGAACCCTTTCCGCATCTCGATCGACCGCAGCACGGGCGAGCTCTGGGCCGGCGACGTCGGCCACGCCCGGTGGGAGGAGATCAACAAGGTGGAGCTCGGCGGGAACTACGGCTGGCCCTGCCGCGAGGGCAAACACGATCACCTCGTCGCCAACCCGATCGCGTGTCCGTCGACGTCGGGGCTCACCGATCCCGTCGTCGAGCACGAGCACCCGACGCCGAACTCGCGCTCGATCACCGGCGGCGTCGTCTACCGCGGCGCCGCGATCCCCGGCTTCCAGGGGACGTACGTGTACGCCGACTTCATCCAGCTCGAGGCGTGGGCGCTCTCGTTCGAGGCGGCGACGGGGGAGGCCATGACGGTCCGCATCAACGAGCTCGGTCCGAGCGCGGGGTTCTCGACCTTCACCGAGGACGCGAACGGCGAGATCTACGTGCTGGCGCTCTTCCAGGACTCGGTCTTCAAGCTCGTGCCCGGCGAGACGCCCGACGCCGGCGCGCCCGCGGCGCCGTTCCCGGAGCTCCTCTCGCAGACGGGCTGCGTCGATCCCGCCGATCCGAAGAAGCCGGCGGCGGGGCTCGTCCCGTACGGCGTCAACGCGCAGCTGTGGAGCGACGGCGCGGAGAAGGAGCGGTTCATCGCGCTCCCCGACGGCCAGTCCATCACCGCGATGCCGGACGGCGATCTCGATCTCCCGATCGGGAGCGTCCTCGTGAAGACGTTCCGTATGGGGGGGAAGCTGATCGAGACGAGGCTCTTCGTGCATCACGAGGACGGTGACTGGGGCGGCTACTCGTACGAATGGAACGAGGCCGAGACCGACGCGACGCTCCTCGCGTCGGGCAAGACGAAGCCGCTCGACGCGGAGCGGAGCTGGAGCTTCCCGAGCCGGAGCGACTGCATGCGCTGCCACACGGTCGGCGCCGGGCGAACGCTCGGCCTCGAGCTCGGGCAGCTCGACGGCGACTTCGTCTACGCCACCACCGGCCGCATCGCCAATCAGATAAAGACGCTGGAGCACATCGGCGCCCTCGCGCCGACAGGAAAGACAATAGACGAAATTATCGAATATCCCGATCCGTTCGGGGCCGCGCCGCTCGAGGCCCGCTCACGCGCCTACCTCCACGCGAACTGCGGCGGGTGCCACCGGCCCCAAGGCGGCGCCGCGCGCTCGTCGCTCGATCTTCGCTTCTCCACCGCGCCGGCGGACATGAAGGCGTGCGGAGAGGCCCCGCTGCTCGACGACCTCGGGCTCGCGGGGGCGAAGCTCGTCGCCCCGGGCTCGCCGGAGACCTCGGTGCTCTCCCGCCGCATGCACGCCGTCGACGCGCGGCGAATGCCCCCGCTCGCCCGAAACCTCGTCGACGAGCGAGGCACGACCCTCATCGACGACTGGATCCGCGCGAAGACAGGCTGCCCCTGA